Part of the Nakamurella alba genome is shown below.
TGTCCCGCGCGCAGTACGAGTACGTCAGCAAGCGGGTGGCCGCGGCCGGGCTGGCCGACCGGGTCACCGTGCGGCACGCCGACTACCGCGAGCTGGCCGACGACCCCGCCGTGCGCGGTGCCTTCGACGCGGTCAGCACCATCGAGATGGGCGAGCACGTCGGAGATGCCGAGTACCCGGCGTTCACGCAGATCCTGCACGACGTGCTGCGGCCCGGCGGCCGCGCGCTGGTGCAGCAGATGTCGCACGGCGTCAACGCCCCCGGCGGCGGCGCGTTCATCGAGACCTACATCGCGCCCGACATGCACATGAAGTCGCTCGGCACCACCGTCGACCTGATCTCCGGGTCCGGCCTGGAGGTGCGCGACGTGCACGCCCTGCGCGAGCACTACGACTGGACCGTCCGGGCCTGGCACCGCACCCTCGAGGACCGCTGGGACGACGTGGTCGACATGATCGGCGAGGTCGGCGCCCGGGTCTGGCGGCTGTACCTGGTCGGCGGCGCCCTGGCCTTCGCCGAGAACCGGATGGGCGTCGACCAGATCCTCGCCGTCCGCCCGGGTGAGCACGGGGTCGCCGGGATGCCGGCCTCCCGCAAGGACTACGGATGGTGAGCTGGTCCGCCCTGCTGGTGGTGCTCGGCGGTTCTCTGGTCGCCGTCGCACTGCTGATGGCGGTGGCCTTCCTGATCGGGAAGGCGACCGGCAAGTACTCGGTGATCGACGCGATCTGGGGCCCCGGTTTCGTGGTGGTCGCCGCGGCGTCCTTCCTGCTCTCGCTCGGTCACGGTGACACCCTGCAGCGGTTGGCCCTGCTGCTGGCGATCGCGATCTGGGGGCTGCGGCTGGGCGGCTACATCCTGCTGCGCAACCACGGACTGCCCGAGGACCCGCGCTACACCGAGATGCTCGAAGGCGCCGGGCCGTCCGCCATCGTCCGCAAGGTCCAGGTGCCGCAGGGCCTGGCCATGTGGTTCGTCTCGCTGCCGGTGCAGGTCGGCATGGTGCTCGAGAACCCGGGCACGTTCGCCCGGATCGTGCTGGTCGTCGGCCTGCTCGCGTGGGCCACCGGGGTCGGCTTCGAGGCGATCGGCGACGCCCAGCTGGCCGCGTTCAAGAAGGACCCGGCCAACAAGGGCACGGTGATGGACCGCGGCCTGTGGCGGTTCACCCGGCACCCCAACTACTTCGGCGACGCCTGCCAGTGGTGGGGGATCGGCCTGACCGTCGTCTGGGCCTGGCCCGGCCTGGTCGCCTTCGTCGGCCCGCTCGCGATGACGTACCTGATCGTCGCCAAGACCGGCAAGGCACTCACCGAGAAGCGCATGTCGTCCTCGAAGCCCGGCTACGCCGAGTACGTCGCGCGGACCTCGGGTTTCCTGCCGCTGCCGCCGAAGAAGGGGCCGGTCACCGCCGGGGAACCCCGATGAAGATTCCCCAGTGGAGGAGCGTCCGTTGAAGACCGCGACCACCGGCACCGAGGTGCCCGACTTCGAACTGCCGGACCAGCACGGGACCCCGCGCACGCTGAGCGGCCTGCTGGCCGACGGCCCGGTGGTGCTGTTCTTCTACCCGGCCGCGATGAGCTCCGGCTGCACCAAGGAGTCCTGCCACTTCCGGGACCTGACGACGGAGTTCGCCGCCCTCGGCGCGCAACCGGTGGGCATCAGCACCGACACCGTCGACGCCCAGCTGGCCTTCGACAAGGCCAACCGGCTCGGTTACCCGCTGCTCTCCGACGTCGACGGGAAGGTGGCCGAGTCCCTGGGCGTGCGCCGCAGGTTCCTCACCCCGGTCAAGCGGGCCACCTTCGTCATCGATCCCGACCGCCGTATCCGCGCCGTGTTCGCCTCGGAACTCTCCATGACCGCGCATGCG
Proteins encoded:
- a CDS encoding DUF1295 domain-containing protein, whose protein sequence is MVSWSALLVVLGGSLVAVALLMAVAFLIGKATGKYSVIDAIWGPGFVVVAAASFLLSLGHGDTLQRLALLLAIAIWGLRLGGYILLRNHGLPEDPRYTEMLEGAGPSAIVRKVQVPQGLAMWFVSLPVQVGMVLENPGTFARIVLVVGLLAWATGVGFEAIGDAQLAAFKKDPANKGTVMDRGLWRFTRHPNYFGDACQWWGIGLTVVWAWPGLVAFVGPLAMTYLIVAKTGKALTEKRMSSSKPGYAEYVARTSGFLPLPPKKGPVTAGEPR
- a CDS encoding peroxiredoxin, translating into MKTATTGTEVPDFELPDQHGTPRTLSGLLADGPVVLFFYPAAMSSGCTKESCHFRDLTTEFAALGAQPVGISTDTVDAQLAFDKANRLGYPLLSDVDGKVAESLGVRRRFLTPVKRATFVIDPDRRIRAVFASELSMTAHADRALETLRST